Genomic DNA from Salvia miltiorrhiza cultivar Shanhuang (shh) chromosome 1, IMPLAD_Smil_shh, whole genome shotgun sequence:
TGGAGAAATAGGCGCTTGCTTCTGTGGCGCGGCgaaggcggaggcggaggtAGAGGTGGGGCCGCCGCGAGCGAGCATGATGAGGCAGAGAGCCAAGTATTCTTCCTCAGTGGGCTCGTGGCTGCGGGGGCGCTTGGTGCGCTTGCCTTTGCTCCACGGCAGAGAGGAGGCGGCGGTGTCGAATTGGAAGGAGGGCGGAGCGGTGGTGGGGGAGTTGAGAGCTTCGAGTGCCATTTGAGAGAGTTTGAGCGGTAGAGGAGTAGGAGTAGTTTTGGTTGTGATTGTGGAAGAAGTTTGAGATATGAAATTGAGGAGTGAGattagatttatatatatttgggATTGGGAGTGAGGGTGGGGGATCAGGATAGGAAGTTGCGTGACAAGTGTGAGGAAAGTAAGTAAAACGGTTACTCAACTCACTAAGGAAAGGCCAAGAATAATAACATAAGATATTGGGGAATGGGTGTAGACTAAAACACGTTTAGTTCAACAAGGGAAAATGCAATTGGGGGCCAAGTGGAAGCTACTAGACTAGTCCGATCCTTACTAAATGAAGtcggttagagagagagagacagagaagtGGAGTGTGgatgtgtgttgtgtgtggGTGGCCGACTCGGTCCCGTCAAACCTTCTACGCGTTCTTATTCACATTTCCACCACATTTGCTGCTTTAATGTGACCATCATCGTGTAATAATTCCAAACAACTAATTACTTCATTCTATACAAGCTTAATACCAAGATATTAGATATTTGTGGGAAAAAGAAACACGTCAAATTTTAAACAGAAATTTAAAAGGACCAACAATGACTCGATCAGTActtatctatttattttttggtaaatttgaattgcaataaaaaaaatagcgcGATAAATTTATTATAGACTAGAGAATTTCATCTCAAACTAATTACTAGTGTTCATCCAATCATATTATTAGATTTTTAAGATACAAACTTTGTAATTATACTAGTATAATGttagaaaaaaaacaaacaagttTGGTTAATTTAGAGTTAATGCGTGCTTAGGAAGAAAGGGGTGTGGTATGGTTGTAACAGAAGAGCAGCCAGCGAAGAGCAAGTGGGTATTTTTCTGATGAGGTGGCATTTGTAGATAGGCGGCGGCTATTCATATGTTCATGAACTTACACATATTGTATTTGAAATGAAAAAACTATGAATTGCGACTTTTTCCATACTTAATTCTTAGTTCTTACCTCCCAAAACTCTTCAACTTATTTCCATACTATATTTACACgtgtttaaaataataattgttgGACTGGTCATATTTACCAACTTGTTTTTGCATATCCCTGCAGTCTCCTTGGAATGGTCAAACGGAGAAATTGTAAATGTTgtactaattaattaggttaCCTCATATATTTTTAGTTACATTATGGATTAGACTTTTTTTTTCTAAAGTCTTATGATAGCAAGTGGTTTGATCTCTTGTAGTTGTAGGTAGAGTATGCTATATATTAAGAGGGGGGAAATATGATTTAATTTGGTATGGGCATATAGTATAAATATTACTCTGGGGCTAATAATTTGGACATTAATTGATTGGTTCGAACTTATAGATGAATCTGGACATTAATAATTTGGTTAATAGTTGAACACTGTGCTAATATGTCTTCGTTGTCTATCTGAATCTCTAAAAGAGTCGAGAACCAacctttctcttttttctttgagTTTGGCTAAGCACACTATACTAGTACATTTTCTTCTTTGTTTATAATTATCTCAATTTCTAGATACATTCATGTTGttttacaataaattatgaatAAGAAAGGTTCGATGGAGAAAACTCAACGGAGACTTCTAGAAGTTCGACTTGACCTGTAACTAGTGCTTGTTAGAACTTAGAAcactcttaattaattaatttgcaaATTTGAATATACATGTGCATATATAGTGGAAGGTTCGAGACTATCCCATAATCCTAAAATCAAACCCACTACAATTCTTCAAGTTTGTTGAATCATTATACTTTAATCTTGATATACCCCAACATTCGTGAAAATTaattgtgataaaaaaaattaggggaAGTTTGATTTGATGGATGAGATAAATAAGATTGACAGAATTAGAGTATGTTTAAATAATTAACTCAATTTCATAGTGATAAATTATCATCAAATTGCATGATTAAGATGTGGGTCGTCGAGTTATCCATTATGACTCGAATATTACACAaacaaatatttgattaaattgaaatattttatcaatcatattttatcacttaaatcaaattaaacacttgattaagttgaattattttatcaaacatatattatcactcaaatcaaatcaaacacttgattaagttaaattattttatgaatcGTATCTTATCgctcaaatcaaatatttccttaacgaataaattaaataatgtaaTTAGTCGACAGTTAAAAATTGAGCTTGTTTTTACTCTGTGGAAGAACAAGTAATAAGTTggcaaaattaattcaaaaagaGGGAGATGGGGTATTGACCTGTAAatactcgattttttttttttgggttttgcACTTCAACTTTAAAATCTGTCTATAAATACCTgaactttatattttttctgattttgcattaGACGAAGTTTTACCCCCAAATTATTGTTGATATGATTGTCGGATTGAGAGGAAAGTTTGAAGTGCATAATGAAGTCGATAAATTTTGGGATGTCAATTCGGCTGTCATGTCAGCAACGATTTAGGTTGtcgggtgcaaaatcagaaagaatacaaagtataaatatttatagtaaaatcaaaaaataaaaaaagtttgaGTATGTACATGCCaatatcccaaaaaaaaaaaagtaataagtTGGCAATTTGAGTTCTTTTATGCGGAAAATACATGCGGGTCAATTTTCTTTACCTGAAATTGATAGAAtgatacaaaaaaatatatacctaAATATGTAGGCACTAATCTTAATTATCACAATTTTCAAAGCTCCCAGGGGTTCTTACCTTCAATGAAATCATGCATCCATTCTAATTTCCACACATGTACTACCATTGAATATGAGTTATTATAAAAAGACGTAAAATGCAACTTACATTCACATTATAACTCTAATTCTAAttctatcaaattaaatatcttttttttttttttttttttacttgggggaatTGAGGAGAGAGCAGTGAGATTTGAACCCGAAACCTCATTGTTCACACACAGTCGCACCGCTTGATGTCCCCTTAGggacattaaattaaatatcttaACGAGCTAGGTCCGGCTAATTTTTTAAACTATTCAAAGTTGATCAAATAGACCCTTGAACTTTTAAAAAATGTGCAACTAGAGCACTGGCTAATGATTCAACTACAAGGGTTTGTTTTATTGTTTACAtagatcagatttcaaaacatTATCTTGAAGGAGATTGATactcaatttaattattttatttatctatcaGTCCCGTCCAATCTGTAACCTTAGACAGTAGTACAGTACTAATTGAGTCTGGAATTGCACAACATaaaattttgatataaaaaaattactttcaTTTTGACTTTCAAAATCGAATCAAACACCATAATTTTAACTCAAAAACAtacttaattaatctcattGTCAGGATTTCTCCATTAGGTTTGTTGGTTGTTTAAACTCAATAAACGAATTGAGGATAGCATCAACAAAGCCCACATCTAGTGCTTTTCAACCGTCTTTTTGTACCATTTTGCATACTTACTAAACTCTTCTTCTAGATTACTTCTTCAGGTCAATTAGTAGTATTCTAACCTGCTGCATACGTAAAAGTATTTCATGTGGTAAGAAAAGTTGAAAGTAATTGGTACACTTTGGTTTGATATTAGACCTAATTAAGACAAGTCAAACTTAGTTGTTTTATTGATTTATATCTACAACTCATAATTTCGATCGAGGGAAACGTAGAGGACattggaattttttttcttgtattaattataattgaaaaaaaaaatcaaatacacGAAGactttagaaaaaaatattttgattaatttaatttgataggAAAACATGGTGTAGTGTAGGGTATTTAGCTTAAGATTAATACTGTGACACAAATTAAACTCAAACTCAAGATTGAAGTTTAAATGGGGTAATTTGGTGTAAAACTCCGATGAGTTTGAGGCAATTAATTATAGTATTTACTACAACAGTAATAAAACTGGCAGAGTGTAATTTGAAAAATAACGTCGGTCACATGAATTTGATGAAAATGAGATTTCTTAATCTTGTATTTGGAGTATAATTAAAAGATAAGGAAGAAAGAAGTTATCCGTGACTTAGTGGGTATATGTGGAAAGAGGAAAAGACGAAGCTTGGTTTTGTTGTGGCGGCGCACATTCAGCCCTTTGGTTTCAAATAAGGATTAGCTAAGCAATGACTTAACACTTCATGCTGACGACATGGAACTACGACTTATTCTCATTCAACTCTGGCAAACCCAAGGAATCTCCGTATGAAGAAAATATGGAGCTAGGCCAAGCTCCATAATAATCAAGGCTTGGTGCAAAGAGTTTGTAAACTCCTTGGCCCAAATAATTATTAAACTTCTATATTGGTCCAATAATAAAGACATCATCAACTTACGCTACTaaactcaaaaacaaaacaaaaaaagatcATGTGATCCATTGAATAACAAACAATGGTCTCCCCATGAACTACACCCCCTTAGAGCGTTTACCCCTTCATACTCGGTCAAAGTACGTTGACCTCCTTAAACTCCCAAAACAAGGGTGCAGATTGCCCCCTGCGTTTAACGGCTGTTAAACACcgttaaactttttttttttttttttttgcggttctttctctctcttccaccgGCTCAGATCGTTGTCGCCCCTCAAGGCGAAGGCGGCGGATAATAGATCGATTCGCCGCGATTAGGGGGAGCTGCCGGAGAAGGGGTGGCGGGGATGCCGGTAATCTGCTGAGGCGGCGGAGCCGCCGGAATCTGCTGAGGCGGTGGAAGCTGAAGGAGGTGCGATTGTTCGTCAACGTAGACGACGGTACGGAGAGAAACGGACGGTGGAGATCGACTTCGTTCACGCATCCGGCGACGATGGAGACGATGGTGATGAATCAAATTGGATTTAGAGAATTTTTTGAAATCCAGGCAGTATTACCACCGATTAGGCCGCGTTTGGAAGCGAAGCTACCTGCTGTACGGGCCGGCGGGGACCGGCAAATCCACGTTCATAGCTGCGATGGCGAAATTTCTGAGCTACGACGTCTACGAGATCAATCTGCACAAGGTGAGAAACGACGCTGATTTGAAGTACCTCCTCCTCCAAACGACGAAGAAGTCGTTGCTCGTGATCAAAGATCACGACCGTCATTTAGAGGATAAATCGCCAGCACTGAGCTTATCCGGAGTCCTCAACTTCATGGATGGAATATTCTCCTGCTGCGGCGAGGAGAGAGTCATGGTCTTCACCATAAACAGCAAGGAAAACATCTGCGCGTCGATCCTACGCCCCGGGAGAATCGGCGTCCACATCAACTTCCCCCTCTGCGATTTCACCGCTTTCAAAAATCGGAGCCGTCGGAATCTAGCTGTATTTGCAAAGAAACCCTGCACATTTGGTTGGGGTGGGGCCCACCACAAACAAAGAATAAGTTTAACAGCGTTTAAACGCGGGGGCATTCTGCACCCTTGTTTCGGGAATTCAGGGAGGTCAATGCGCCTTGACCGAATATAGAGAAGTAAACGCTTTAGGGGGTGTAGTTCAAGGGGCAATATGCACCTTTATCCTATAGAAAATTgggtaaaattaaaatcaaaactCGACGTTCCATTCCCGGAATGCTTATTTTAAACCATAAGAAGTCCTCATGAGTTTTCATACTTTGAGCAAGGCCGTGGGGCGAGCATATAGATTTCATTGTTATTAGTAATAAGTAAGCTTAGAGCCAAACCTACTAAAAGCCTATGATAAAAATATACCTACacctaattttaaaataatatatactgTATTACATATTCCAAACCAAAGCCTGCCTACATAATAGTATCATATACGTGGATCAATTGCAAAACATGCTTTCCTGCCCAGTGGTGTACTAGTtttaataagattttttttctctttatttgttaGCAATGGACAAATTTTCATATGTTATAGTAATAATATTGGATAGAATTTGTACAAGTCATGCCCTCTCGTCATGCAATTTTTACATTCGTCCTCTTTTGACTTCTTATCATGCATGAAACACGCTAGCTGCCAACGGCTGCCTATTCCATCGAATCGCCAAATATTATGTACAAATATCTCTCCCTctaattttcattaaattattccctccgtctcatgaagcatgacatatttttctttttggtctgtcccacgaaacatgacacgtttctaaaaatagcaaaaaagttaccctttattcatattttaactttttcacctatcacatttaacacacaatataccaatttcttaattctcgtgccgaaaagaagcgtGTCatacttcatgggacggagggagtattttactTTCAAATTTACACTTACTTTGATTATAGAGCATCTTAGTCCAAATTATATCTATCACAATCTTTTTATTTAGAATCCACTACAATCAGATCAGGGGCGGACATGCGAGTGTGCTAAGTGAGCTTAAGAAGTCTCCAACcaattttcttctttatttttaagggaaaattgcatgtaaatatacaaactttgctcaaaatttatatttgacGTGAAGTTAGAATTTCATAATTAAATACACTATATAACGTtgtaagttgttcaattttaacGCCGATTTCTTTTCCGATGATCGGAAAAAATAACGTAAAGTTagaatttcatttcatttcgttttGTTATTTGTCCGACAAATTAAAAGGTGAGTGCCAGCGAGCCACGTCCTTttgaaatttagaaaaaatgaaatcgacgtcaaaattgaacaacttacaaaattgatgtatttaattgtaaaatcctaatttcacatcaaatatgaattttgagcaAAATCTTTGCATTTTTatgcaattttccctattttttaaaataagtttaacctttttttttagaGGAAGATAAATTTAACCTTAGTACTCCcttccgtcccaccattttagtcccctcccacttttcacacatattaagaaaatgcatttaatttttatatttttatcttttatacccttatttattattttcacacattgttttcacatttaagtgaagcattaaataaggttaatttagtaaaaacaatatttttatatagtattaattagaaaagtggactatcttttttGGACATCTTAAAAtggaataagggactaaaatggtgggacggagagagtatttattaTTATGGTAGAAATTTTTGATTTTAGCATTTCTTATTGTTGAAAATTTCCCATTTTTATTCCACTCAAACTATTTTTCTACGTCCACAATAGAATAAAGAAATTTGGAAACAAAAACCACTGAAGTCTTGCGTTTTTTGTAACAACACGACACAAACACTGAAACAGTATTTTCTCATGTTAGAGAAAGTTGATTTGGATAAAGATTCTGATATCCATAGATGTTTATATCATCATATGTGATTATTATTCTACTAAACCCCAACTTTCCACATTATACCCTTTTAAAACACTGTGATGTACGCTCTCTCTCAGGCTCAGCCGTCGCCCCTCAAAATCCACGAGGCTAAAATAGTCTCGTCGCTGCGCACTGCCATTTCCCTCAAATCAGATTTCTTCTCACCTAAcactgcagcagcagcagtcacTACCACTGCGCGGAGGAGGAGCAGCACAAGCGATCCGCAGATCTACGTTCGGTCTTCTGGTGGCGCAACCCTACCGGAACGGCGGCGACTGAGCGGAGCAGCCATGGCCACATCGAACGTCGACGGCACCGACGACCGCATTGCTCGGATCGCCTCCACCATTCGGGTCATACCCGATTTCCCCAAACCTGGTGAACCACTTGGATTTAGATCTTCGATTTTACTTGCATATTTGGGATACACGATTGAACTGAAATTGTTTATTTGGAAAAAATGTGGGCAGGGATTATGTTTCAGGATATAACGACGTTGTTGCTTGATCATAAGGCGTTCAAGGATACCATCGATTTGTTTGTTGAGAGATATAAAGATCAAAACATCAGTGTTATTGCGGGTAGGTTTCGTCTCCTTTtttatctctttctttctctgttTTCTAGCAGGGTATGTCATATCCTTCCACAGTTGCATTTATGTTGATATTTGGGAAAATTAGGTCCAGAAACCGTATGCGGTAGTTGAGAaactaatttttcttttctagaTGTTCTGATCGTGCTTAGTCACTGAAAACCTTGGGCGATAGAGAGGGTTTTATAAATTTTAGCCAATGTTTAAATATGTTTCTAGAAATGCATTGAGGGGAAAATGTGATGTATAAAAGGTAGGGCTGCACTATAGCTCCCCAAACCAATCCAGAAATTGCAAAGACATGTCTATAAATTTGAGGCTTTGTTTGATATGTTTATGTGAATAAATTCAGGACGAAATGTAATTACATGATGGTGATGTGATAATGCATTTTAGTTATATTTTAGAGGAATGAAATCTGGATGAGATTGTTTCGAGCCTTTCTAACTATCATGTCATTTGGTAGGTTACATATGACTTATGAGATTCTGCTCTTTGATTCTATGTATAATACCAATATTAGGAAACTCATAAGGTTTTCTTATGATAGATGTAGAAATTTGATGCTTAGTGAATATTTGAATGGTCAGTGTCAACTGTGTTAGTGAGGGACCTATTTAGGGTATATGTAGTTAACTCATGGATATATTCCAAATTGAAGTGGATTCTAAAATGAATCTTCTAACAGTACAATGCTTCTTACCTGCAAAATTAGTTGTGATCTTATAATAACTTCAGTTTTGTCACAGGCATTGAAGCAAGGGGTTTTATATTCGGTCCTCCAATTGCATTGGCTATTGGTGCAAAATTTGTTCCAATGAGAAAGCCCAAAAAACTACCTGGTAAAAATAATCGGATTGTGGTCATACGAATAGTTTGCTTATAATTTCATAAGTTTGTTAGAATCTTTTAGATCTTCTTGATATGTGTTATTGTCAAATGACATGTTATGCTATGAGTGAAAAAGAAATGCTGTTAGGCTTGTTCCGTACTGCTTTGCACCTCTATTTCAGTTGGAAGATCAGAGAGCTTGAAAATGTTTACTGTTAAGATCTCAGATTCAAGTCCTTTTTTCATACTCAGTTTGATGGGATGCTTGAGTAAAGTCAACTATGATGCTAACGACAtagatttattttgtttacatAATTACATTACAGCAGTTATCTATTTTCACTTGCATCACTTGAACAACAGAAGGGGTTATATGTGTTATTCCTTGATAAATTTTGAGTTTGATATTGTTGCTTGTTCATTGTGATATCTGCTTCTTATGAATtctattttgatttaaaaagctTTTCTGAAAATTTGAGGTTGGATTTCATTAGacattttttataatatgtggAAGGCACTTTGTCATCTCTTTAGCTCCCTTTGTTAGTATTATCCTATCTCTTTCTACTTCAGAGGTTTGATCACCTTGTAAATTTGCTACATATGCTACAGTAAATCCTAATAATTATCATCCTGACAGGGGAGGTAATATCAGAAGAGTACTCTTTGGAGTACGGAACCGACACGATGGAGATGCATGTTGGAGCTGTGCAACCTGGGGAACGTGCAGTTATAGTGGATGATCTCATTGCTACAGGGGGTACCTTAAATGCTGCAATACGCTTGCTTGGTACGGTTCATTATTTGTTGTGGAAATGtgttatctttcttttttgtgtgTGCATGTGTGTTTCTATGCGAGTTTGTATTTCCAATTCCTCAAGTGATGTGCAAAATGAGTTTGTTATGAAATAAGCTGTTGCAGCTAGCCTTGTGATAGTCAGCTTATTTATCTAGACCTTTTATGTTGCAGGACGTGTTGGGGTCACTGTGGTTGAGTGCGCCTGTGTTattgaattgaaagaactgaaggTATATATAACTCCTCTCCAAACTAAGGTGACATGTATTTTTATTCCTTTTGCATTGTTAAGGTGTTTGCCAAATTGAATACTGGGTACTCTTAAATCTTCAATAGTACGTCTAGTCTCAGGAAATAGAACTCCTACTCTAATCACTGCTTGATCATTTGTCCAAGTTGGACgatttagttggcaagtttatTCTACAAAATTGAACCATGTTACACCCTCAACATAACTAGCTCTCGTCTTCCAACTGTTTCCAGTTACCAAATTGCCTGAAGCAGAGAGGCAAACACAATTTGAATCTTCTATTCTGAGTACCACTATACCACTACATGACCTAGCTAGCAATGATATGAgcaattaaatataattagttATCTTGGTTTTTGAAATCTCGTTTTTCTTATTTGAGTTGTGTGTGTTTGTTAGTAACTGGTTTGTGTTGAATTTAGGGTCGGGAGAAATTAGGGGACAAAGCGCTGTTTGTTCTTGTGAGCGAGGAGACTTGAGGAGAGAAGGAATGTTGGCCTTGCCCCACTAATAATTACTAGGTTGTGCCTCATAAGACTCCTGTATTCTATGTACTAATGAATTACTGTTATTTGGGTTGATCATGTCTAAACACCCTttcattcaagaaaccaaattttattttcaaactttggataaactctctctctctctctccagttTGCCATCTGAATTTTTGTCTTGGTACCAACtttaatttacatttttttcaaCATATCCGCCGAGTCAATCGAAAACTGA
This window encodes:
- the LOC131010689 gene encoding AAA-ATPase At2g46620-like, encoding KLDLENFLKSRQYYHRLGRVWKRSYLLYGPAGTGKSTFIAAMAKFLSYDVYEINLHKVRNDADLKYLLLQTTKKSLLVIKDHDRHLEDKSPALSLSGVLNFMDGIFSCCGEERVMVFTINSKENICASILRPGRIGVHINFPLCDFTAFKNRSRRNLAVFAKKPCTFGWGGAHHKQRISLTAFKRGGILHPCFGNSGRSMRLDRI
- the LOC130998626 gene encoding adenine phosphoribosyltransferase 1-like isoform X2 codes for the protein MYALSQAQPSPLKIHEAKIVSSLRTAISLKSDFFSPNTAAAAVTTTARRRSSTSDPQIYVRSSGGATLPERRRLSGAAMATSNVDGTDDRIARIASTIRVIPDFPKPGIMFQDITTLLLDHKAFKDTIDLFVERYKDQNISVIAGIEARGFIFGPPIALAIGAKFVPMRKPKKLPGEVISEEYSLEYGTDTMEMHVGAVQPGERAVIVDDLIATGGTLNAAIRLLGRVGVTVVECACVIELKELKGREKLGDKALFVLVSEET
- the LOC130998626 gene encoding adenine phosphoribosyltransferase 1-like isoform X4 — its product is MYALSQAQPSPLKIHEAKIVSSLRTAISLKSDFFSPNTAAAAVTTTARRRSSTSDPQIYVRSSGGATLPERRRLSGAAMATSNVDGTDDRIARIASTIRVIPDFPKPGIMFQDITTLLLDHKAFKDTIDLFVERYKDQNISVIAGEVISEEYSLEYGTDTMEMHVGAVQPGERAVIVDDLIATGGTLNAAIRLLGRVGVTVVECACVIELKELKGREKLGDKALFVLVSEET
- the LOC130998626 gene encoding adenine phosphoribosyltransferase 1-like isoform X1; the protein is MYALSQAQPSPLKIHEAKIVSSLRTAISLKSDFFSPNTAAAAVTTTARRRSSTSDPQIYVRSSGGATLPERRRLSGAAMATSNVDGTDDRIARIASTIRVIPDFPKPGIMFQDITTLLLDHKAFKDTIDLFVERYKDQNISVIAGIEARGFIFGPPIALAIGAKFVPMRKPKKLPGEVISEEYSLEYGTDTMEMHVGAVQPGERAVIVDDLIATGGTLNAAIRLLGRVGVTVVECACVIELKELKVYITPLQTKVTCIFIPFALLRCLPN
- the LOC130998626 gene encoding adenine phosphoribosyltransferase 1-like isoform X3 is translated as MYALSQAQPSPLKIHEAKIVSSLRTAISLKSDFFSPNTAAAAVTTTARRRSSTSDPQIYVRSSGGATLPERRRLSGAAMATSNVDGTDDRIARIASTIRVIPDFPKPGIMFQDITTLLLDHKAFKDTIDLFVERYKDQNISVIAGEVISEEYSLEYGTDTMEMHVGAVQPGERAVIVDDLIATGGTLNAAIRLLGRVGVTVVECACVIELKELKVYITPLQTKVTCIFIPFALLRCLPN